A single Triticum dicoccoides isolate Atlit2015 ecotype Zavitan chromosome 2A, WEW_v2.0, whole genome shotgun sequence DNA region contains:
- the LOC119351982 gene encoding FCS-Like Zinc finger 2-like — translation MAASVGCSFFFDTEPLGELGMPALDACALCAKPLARDSDIFMYKGDTPFCSEECRDKQMQLDAICSRQAARRQQRFSSGTEARRWHQECRKVSVES, via the coding sequence ATGGCGGCTTCAGTAGGTTGTTCCTTCTTCTTCGACACCGAGCCGCTCGGCGAGCTCGGCATGCCGGCGCTAGACGCGTGCGCGCTCTGCGCCAAGCCGCTGGCGCGCGACAGTGACATCTTCATGTACAAAGGGGACACGCCCTTCTGCAGCGAGGAGTGCCGTGACAAGCAGATGCAGCTCGACGCTATCTGCTCCAGGCAGGCCGCCCGGAGGCAGCAGCGGTTCTCGTCGGGAACAGAGGCCCGGCGCTGGCATCAAGAGTGTCGGAAGGTGTCTGTCGAGAGCTAG
- the LOC119351983 gene encoding FCS-Like Zinc finger 2-like codes for MAASATCFFFFDTEPLGEPGMPTLDACALCSKPLARDSDIFMYRGDTPFCSEECRDEQMQPDAICSRQAARRQQRFSSGYDARRWHQDSGKVSVAS; via the coding sequence ATGGCGGCTTCAGCAACGTGCTTCTTTTTCTTCGACACCGAGCCGCTCGGCGAGCCCGGCATGCCGACGCTGGACGCGTGCGCGCTCTGCTCCAAGCCGCTGGCGCGCGACAGCGACATCTTCATGTACAGAGGGGATACGCCCTTCTGCAGCGAGGAGTGCCGTGACGAGCAGATGCAGCCCGACGCTATCTGCTCCAGGCAGGCCGCCCGGAGGCAGCAGCGTTTTTCGTCCGGATACGATGCCCGGCGCTGGCATCAGGACTCCGGGAAGGTGTCCGTCGCGAGCTAG